One Pseudomonas fluorescens genomic region harbors:
- a CDS encoding glycosyltransferase has product MSRISIVIPMYNEARHIGRTLLAARKAAHAADIDCELIVVDNGSTDDGPQIARAFGAQVLVLPGLLIGALRNRGATVASGEWLAFIDADIEMPEDWLKQMFALAADDRGDVFGLDLHTPAAAPWFATAWQRRALRPTSRASRTVQWLPSANLLLRKRWFDDAGGFNETLRTGEDKEYTLRLHRHGARLLSVNTSVALHWGYEMTWGEWVGKELWRQGSHLQLLRAHGMSLRLLRFPLLSVMVWLLDALAILTLLTGHAEQALILLMLGLLPSLLLSVRQSIRQHDLSLTFQLWGLHWVRLHLASAALILGLCHWNARRPARG; this is encoded by the coding sequence ATGAGCCGGATCAGCATTGTCATCCCGATGTACAACGAGGCGCGGCACATCGGCCGCACCCTGCTGGCCGCTCGCAAAGCCGCGCACGCTGCCGACATCGACTGTGAACTGATCGTGGTCGACAACGGCTCCACTGACGACGGGCCGCAGATCGCCCGCGCATTCGGCGCACAAGTGCTGGTGCTGCCCGGGCTGCTGATCGGTGCCTTGCGCAATCGAGGCGCAACAGTTGCCAGCGGCGAATGGCTGGCCTTCATCGATGCCGATATCGAAATGCCCGAAGACTGGCTCAAGCAAATGTTCGCCCTGGCCGCTGACGACCGGGGCGACGTCTTCGGTCTGGACCTGCACACCCCTGCCGCCGCGCCATGGTTTGCCACCGCATGGCAGCGCCGCGCTTTGCGTCCTACGAGCCGCGCCTCGCGCACGGTGCAATGGCTACCCAGTGCCAACCTGCTGCTGCGCAAGCGTTGGTTCGACGATGCCGGCGGTTTCAACGAAACCCTGCGCACCGGAGAGGACAAGGAATACACCCTGCGTCTGCACCGACACGGCGCGCGCTTGCTCTCAGTCAACACCAGCGTCGCCCTGCATTGGGGCTATGAAATGACCTGGGGCGAATGGGTCGGCAAGGAACTGTGGCGTCAGGGCAGTCATCTGCAATTGCTGCGCGCCCATGGCATGAGCCTGCGTCTGCTGCGTTTTCCGTTGCTGTCGGTGATGGTGTGGTTGCTCGATGCGCTGGCGATCCTGACGTTGCTCACCGGCCACGCCGAGCAAGCGTTGATCCTGTTGATGCTGGGTCTGCTGCCGAGTCTGCTGCTCAGCGTACGGCAAAGCATTCGTCAGCATGATTTGAGCCTGACCTTTCAACTCTGGGGCCTGCACTGGGTGCGTCTGCACCTGGCCAGCGCGGCATTGATTCTCGGACTGTGTCATTGGAATGCCAGGAGGCCCGCCCGTGGCTGA
- a CDS encoding CpsD/CapB family tyrosine-protein kinase has translation MDGSTNKSLSIASPSESNLTSTVLDLDLRILFLTAANPGAGTTTSALTLASQLAQMSSGQVLFVDASQSASNLTQQLNLTKERGLRDLLFNPDNPPLLQDCLVQVSSLPFHVLPNGRPIRTMEHLTAERLSPLLDQLGSQYRFVVIDGDAVYSAADTLVISTQVDGVVFVVRAEDTRWEVAQAAVQRLTQAGAKVVGSVFNRRKYYMPKWLYKNL, from the coding sequence ATGGACGGTTCAACCAATAAAAGCCTGAGCATCGCCAGCCCCAGCGAATCGAACCTGACCTCGACCGTGCTGGATCTCGATCTGCGGATCCTGTTCCTGACCGCCGCCAATCCCGGCGCCGGCACTACCACCAGCGCTCTGACGCTGGCCAGTCAGCTGGCACAAATGAGCAGCGGTCAGGTGTTGTTCGTCGATGCCAGCCAGTCGGCGAGCAACCTCACACAGCAGTTGAATCTGACCAAGGAGCGCGGCCTGCGCGACTTGCTGTTCAACCCGGACAACCCACCCCTTTTGCAGGACTGCCTGGTGCAGGTCTCCAGCCTGCCGTTTCACGTGCTACCCAACGGTCGGCCGATCCGCACTATGGAACACCTGACCGCCGAGCGCCTGAGCCCGTTGCTCGATCAACTGGGCAGCCAGTACCGCTTCGTGGTGATCGATGGCGACGCGGTGTACTCCGCCGCCGACACCCTGGTCATCAGCACCCAAGTCGACGGTGTGGTGTTTGTGGTTCGTGCCGAAGACACCCGTTGGGAAGTCGCCCAAGCCGCTGTGCAACGGCTGACCCAGGCCGGCGCGAAAGTGGTCGGCAGCGTCTTCAACCGGCGCAAGTACTACATGCCCAAATGGCTTTACAAAAACCTGTAA
- a CDS encoding glycosyltransferase, producing MAELIFCLCLLLPAYAYIGYPLLLTLLAPLFPAWRHDPAPALNISIVIAAHNEARHIEHKLRTLLAQDYQPAALQIILASDGSTDDTVACAHKVIDPRITVLDLPRQGKAATLNAGVAVSSGDILVFTDADNQWSRDTLGHLLAPLSDPQVGACAGHMVIPVTGGGLSIGDSLYRHYEGWLRRVENRTGCMVSADGALLALRRELFQDVPAEVNDDFFISTCAPVAHKRIVYVPQAQVIDQGVDEADKQWRRRQRVTVGGLQSLAQRRELLNPFKHGLYSIALISHKLIRRLAPVLLLPLLLSNFWLWNAHGFYRLSLIAQLIGYSIAIAGLLDSQHRLPKPFRLAAFLLVTLAGMSVGLWQFLRGQRYAQWNPEQNR from the coding sequence GTGGCTGAACTCATTTTTTGCCTGTGCCTGTTGCTGCCAGCGTATGCCTACATCGGCTATCCACTGCTGCTGACTTTGCTGGCACCGCTGTTTCCGGCCTGGCGACACGACCCGGCGCCGGCGCTGAACATCAGCATTGTCATTGCCGCACACAATGAGGCGCGGCACATCGAGCACAAATTGCGCACGCTGCTGGCCCAGGATTATCAGCCGGCCGCGCTGCAGATCATTCTCGCCAGCGACGGTTCCACCGACGACACCGTGGCCTGCGCGCACAAAGTGATCGATCCGCGCATCACCGTGCTCGACCTGCCGCGCCAGGGTAAAGCCGCCACGCTGAATGCCGGCGTGGCCGTGAGCAGCGGCGACATTCTGGTATTCACCGATGCCGACAACCAATGGTCGCGTGACACACTCGGCCATTTGCTCGCGCCGTTGAGCGATCCGCAGGTCGGTGCCTGCGCCGGGCACATGGTGATTCCGGTTACGGGTGGCGGACTGAGCATCGGTGACAGCCTCTATCGGCATTACGAAGGCTGGCTGCGCCGGGTCGAAAATCGCACTGGCTGCATGGTTTCCGCCGACGGCGCCCTGCTCGCCCTGCGTCGCGAGTTGTTCCAGGACGTACCGGCCGAGGTCAACGACGATTTTTTTATCAGCACCTGCGCGCCGGTAGCCCACAAACGCATCGTCTACGTACCTCAGGCCCAAGTGATCGATCAAGGCGTCGACGAAGCGGACAAGCAATGGCGCCGCCGCCAGCGGGTGACCGTCGGTGGTCTGCAGAGCCTTGCGCAACGCCGCGAACTGCTCAATCCATTCAAGCATGGCCTGTATTCCATCGCGTTGATCAGCCACAAACTGATCCGCCGACTGGCACCGGTGCTGTTGCTGCCGCTGCTGCTGAGCAATTTCTGGCTGTGGAACGCACACGGTTTTTATCGCTTGAGCCTGATCGCGCAATTGATCGGTTACTCGATCGCCATCGCCGGCCTGCTGGATTCGCAACACCGTTTGCCCAAACCGTTCCGCCTTGCGGCATTCCTGCTGGTGACGCTGGCGGGCATGAGCGTCGGCCTGTGGCAGTTCCTGCGCGGGCAACGGTACGCGCAGTGGAATCCTGAACAGAATCGTTGA
- a CDS encoding oligosaccharide flippase family protein — translation MSRGSYIRHLALSMGTKLAMIALRLLRNVLLARILGPSERGLFALLSTLPDLISAATSGGLNSAVGYQAANQRPMGVLLAQVLVFGCLLAGLLTLLVVALAREFGSELDVTMQLGLLAWLLLLAVPLTVLKSGLLTLHNASGGVVAFNVLRLIESLAPLLLFVALFWMWKEAALEAALISWLAGISLVVLVGWMWLKRAQPLQLQWDRASQNELLRFSARSHPDLLFQQVILRSDYLFIGALLGSTALGHYAMASAAAELLLIVPEAVTTPLMKRLLQQDEGMDKVTPLALRLTATVMLGACISMALIGEWLIVTLFGAAYQPAYPALLALLPGLLGLCYASILRLDLIGKNRPATVSLLMGVGALLNLGLNLLLIPSYGIVGAAAASSIAYLAVTLAMLVLYCRLSGVPFWHTLFILPSDITPMWLMLHRRKAA, via the coding sequence ATGAGTCGCGGCAGCTACATCAGGCATTTGGCCCTGAGCATGGGCACCAAACTGGCGATGATTGCCTTGCGCCTGCTGCGCAATGTGTTGCTGGCGCGGATTCTCGGGCCGAGTGAACGCGGCTTGTTCGCCCTGCTCAGCACCCTGCCGGATCTGATCAGCGCGGCCACCAGCGGCGGTTTGAATTCGGCGGTCGGTTATCAGGCGGCCAACCAGCGGCCGATGGGTGTGTTGCTCGCTCAGGTGCTGGTGTTCGGCTGTCTCCTGGCCGGACTGCTGACGTTGCTGGTGGTCGCGCTGGCGCGAGAATTTGGCAGCGAACTCGACGTCACGATGCAACTCGGTCTGCTGGCGTGGCTATTGCTGCTGGCGGTGCCGCTGACCGTGCTCAAAAGCGGCCTGCTGACGTTGCACAATGCGTCGGGCGGCGTGGTCGCCTTCAATGTCCTGCGCCTGATCGAATCCCTGGCGCCGCTGCTGCTGTTTGTCGCGCTGTTCTGGATGTGGAAAGAGGCGGCACTTGAAGCCGCACTGATCAGTTGGCTGGCCGGTATCAGCCTGGTGGTGCTGGTGGGCTGGATGTGGCTCAAACGCGCACAGCCGCTGCAACTGCAATGGGATCGTGCGAGCCAGAACGAGCTGCTGCGATTCAGTGCGCGCAGCCATCCGGATCTGCTGTTCCAACAGGTGATTCTGCGCTCCGATTACTTGTTCATCGGCGCCCTGCTCGGCAGCACCGCGCTCGGCCATTACGCCATGGCCAGTGCCGCCGCCGAACTGTTGCTGATCGTTCCGGAAGCGGTCACCACACCGCTGATGAAGCGCCTGCTGCAACAGGACGAAGGCATGGACAAGGTCACGCCGCTGGCGCTACGCCTGACTGCCACGGTGATGCTCGGCGCGTGCATCAGCATGGCGCTGATCGGCGAATGGCTGATCGTCACCCTGTTCGGCGCGGCCTACCAACCGGCCTATCCGGCGCTGCTGGCATTGCTGCCGGGGCTGTTGGGCCTGTGCTACGCAAGCATTCTGCGCCTGGACCTGATCGGCAAGAATCGGCCGGCCACGGTCTCACTGTTGATGGGGGTGGGCGCGTTGCTCAATCTGGGGCTCAACCTGCTGCTGATCCCAAGCTACGGCATCGTCGGCGCAGCGGCAGCGTCCTCGATTGCCTATCTGGCCGTGACCCTGGCGATGCTGGTGCTCTACTGCAGATTGAGTGGCGTGCCGTTCTGGCACACCTTGTTCATCCTCCCCAGCGACATCACACCGATGTGGCTGATGCTGCACCGCAGGAAAGCCGCATGA
- a CDS encoding polysaccharide deacetylase family protein has translation MAIKQLIKRTSGWLYLNSSVGRNQLHGAGVILMLHRVLANDRAANLPHRNELCVGPHAFEHLLMWLRKHFDCVPLMEVLQPNALRTERPRVALTFDDGWRDNAVNAYPLLQKHQVPASIFLSTDFIGSRQRFWWESVGETLWGSHGEKARMHLIEHLRVTGHPLPVLLDDIDVDRRSLALLHYLQSLKSLDPQELERLTDECPPESLPQALDWHQVRAMEASGLVRFGPHGASHSILTGLDDLRLHEEISRSRDALHNGCNRPLPVYCYPNGDNDERVREQVANHDYPFALGTATGLYRGAGDPLNLPRFGVSQRTARNPELLSLRIFRGARP, from the coding sequence ATGGCGATCAAACAACTGATAAAACGCACCAGCGGCTGGCTTTATCTCAACTCGTCAGTGGGACGCAACCAGTTGCACGGGGCGGGGGTCATCCTGATGCTCCACCGCGTGCTGGCCAACGACCGTGCCGCCAACCTGCCGCACCGCAATGAACTGTGCGTCGGCCCGCACGCCTTCGAACACTTGCTGATGTGGCTGCGCAAGCATTTCGATTGCGTGCCGCTGATGGAGGTGCTGCAGCCCAACGCGCTGCGCACCGAACGCCCGCGCGTGGCGCTGACCTTCGATGACGGTTGGCGTGACAACGCGGTCAACGCCTACCCGTTGTTGCAAAAACATCAGGTGCCCGCGAGCATTTTTCTTTCCACCGATTTCATCGGTAGCCGGCAACGCTTCTGGTGGGAAAGCGTGGGCGAAACGCTGTGGGGCAGCCATGGCGAAAAGGCGCGCATGCACCTGATCGAGCACCTGCGCGTCACCGGTCATCCGTTGCCGGTGCTGCTCGACGATATCGATGTAGACCGGCGCAGCCTGGCGCTGCTGCATTACCTGCAAAGTCTGAAAAGCCTCGATCCGCAGGAACTGGAACGTTTGACCGACGAGTGTCCGCCCGAATCCCTGCCGCAAGCCCTGGACTGGCACCAGGTGCGCGCCATGGAAGCGTCCGGTCTGGTGCGTTTTGGCCCACACGGCGCCAGCCATTCGATCCTCACCGGACTCGATGACCTGCGTCTGCATGAAGAAATCAGCCGCAGCCGCGATGCCTTGCACAATGGCTGCAATCGGCCATTGCCGGTGTATTGCTATCCCAACGGCGACAACGATGAGCGCGTACGCGAGCAGGTCGCCAATCACGATTATCCATTCGCCCTTGGCACGGCCACGGGCCTCTATCGCGGCGCGGGCGATCCGCTGAACCTGCCGCGCTTCGGCGTCAGCCAACGCACCGCACGCAATCCGGAACTGCTGTCGTTACGGATCTTTCGCGGAGCACGGCCATGA
- a CDS encoding polysaccharide biosynthesis/export family protein — translation MNAKMLVLLLLPLAGCSSTSETRNMPVNILTATPANAQATDMPRVEQTLRPKDVLDVIFHISTSGSDAYRVQSGDQVGLNFTAASQLNGTQLVLPDGTIELPGANTSVKIAGLTSDEARQEIQRVYQRKQLFQPNRNQLSVQILSPLSNEQNLKSALNHPATGMSREITVGTDGYASFPEIGAVPLQGMTVNQLETFLNQKYAQLPGRMTVDVLLKSTAGNEIYVLGEVAQPGSYPIRRPVSVLEALTLARGTNVKARLDSVVIMRRNGNQVQAMNYDVEKALSGEAPQIAYLQPDDMLYVPKTKLASAGELARQLADVVLFQGVGFSFGYRVDNKGSDD, via the coding sequence ATGAACGCCAAAATGCTTGTCCTGCTGTTGCTGCCGCTTGCGGGTTGCTCCAGCACTTCCGAAACCCGCAACATGCCGGTGAATATTCTCACCGCCACCCCGGCCAATGCCCAGGCCACCGACATGCCGAGGGTCGAGCAGACCCTGCGCCCGAAAGACGTGCTGGATGTGATTTTCCACATCAGCACCAGCGGTTCGGACGCTTACCGCGTGCAATCGGGTGACCAGGTCGGCCTGAACTTCACCGCCGCCAGCCAGCTCAACGGCACGCAACTGGTGCTGCCCGATGGCACCATCGAGCTGCCCGGCGCCAACACCTCGGTGAAAATCGCCGGTTTGACCAGCGACGAGGCCCGCCAGGAAATCCAGCGCGTCTATCAGCGCAAACAGCTGTTCCAGCCCAACCGCAATCAGCTTTCGGTGCAGATCCTGAGCCCGCTGAGCAACGAACAGAACCTCAAAAGCGCGCTCAACCACCCGGCCACCGGCATGAGCCGCGAGATCACTGTCGGCACCGATGGCTATGCCAGCTTCCCGGAAATCGGCGCCGTGCCGCTGCAAGGCATGACCGTCAATCAGCTGGAAACCTTCCTCAATCAGAAGTACGCGCAACTGCCGGGGCGGATGACCGTGGACGTGCTGCTCAAGTCCACTGCCGGCAACGAGATCTATGTGCTTGGCGAAGTCGCGCAACCGGGCTCTTACCCGATCCGTCGGCCAGTGTCGGTGCTTGAAGCGTTGACCCTGGCGCGCGGCACCAACGTCAAGGCGCGTCTGGATTCGGTCGTGATCATGCGGCGCAACGGTAATCAGGTGCAGGCGATGAACTACGACGTCGAGAAAGCCCTGTCCGGGGAGGCGCCACAGATCGCCTATCTGCAGCCGGACGACATGCTCTACGTGCCAAAAACCAAACTCGCCAGCGCCGGCGAACTCGCCCGGCAACTGGCGGATGTGGTGCTGTTCCAGGGCGTCGGTTTCAGCTTCGGCTACCGCGTCGACAACAAAGGCAGTGACGACTGA
- a CDS encoding O-antigen ligase family protein, translating to MIFPLSIVSLLALVCLALLVSPYPFLAPGAVLGLLGFTVLYRKPSWGLLGIAALVPFEGFFKDTAFSGSKLIGVSLAAILALQLALHQIPSQRLRSNLWRYLIGFMALYLLSLLASDNLGMSQTHLRELSVGLILFVITLLVGRELNLDLFARLVTLSVSATCAMAMFSSRFQDKGRAAGLLEDPNAFALLIAFAVPLGLLLVIRSPNLLQRLFWAGCCLLLLGGMTKTESRSGLVVLALSLGIGVWHYRQQLTHIRPRHFGFAMLGAAIILPLAIYAMPAGYLARIQSLSILSAGAKAQDESLGRRASYIVVGSQIIREHPLLGSGPGTFPLHYATTGYAKAFSANRKIGDLYRRAHNTYLEIFSELGIPAGLLFVGMLVQGFYNLIRARLAWLQRRDRQQADLITHLGMSFLSLALFLMFLSAPNLKYLWIMLALTWVLRLKAEQAPLMEARA from the coding sequence ATGATTTTCCCGCTCTCGATCGTCAGTCTGCTGGCACTGGTCTGTCTGGCCTTGCTGGTCAGTCCTTATCCGTTTCTGGCGCCGGGGGCAGTGCTGGGCCTGCTGGGTTTCACGGTGCTGTATCGCAAACCGTCGTGGGGCCTGCTGGGCATTGCCGCGCTGGTTCCGTTTGAAGGGTTCTTCAAGGACACGGCGTTTTCCGGCAGCAAATTGATCGGTGTTTCGCTGGCGGCGATTCTGGCGTTGCAACTGGCACTGCATCAGATTCCATCGCAGCGCCTGCGCAGCAATTTGTGGCGCTACCTGATCGGCTTCATGGCGCTGTACCTGCTGAGCCTGCTCGCCAGCGACAACCTCGGCATGTCGCAAACTCATCTGCGTGAACTGAGCGTGGGTCTGATCCTGTTCGTGATTACCTTGCTGGTCGGCCGCGAACTGAACCTCGATCTGTTCGCCAGGCTGGTCACGCTCAGCGTCAGCGCAACTTGCGCGATGGCGATGTTTTCCAGCAGATTTCAGGACAAGGGCCGCGCCGCCGGTCTGCTCGAAGACCCCAACGCCTTCGCCTTGCTGATCGCCTTCGCCGTACCATTGGGTCTGCTGCTGGTGATTCGCAGCCCGAACCTGCTGCAGCGTTTGTTCTGGGCGGGCTGCTGCCTGCTGTTGCTCGGCGGCATGACCAAAACCGAATCGCGCTCGGGGCTGGTGGTTCTGGCGCTGAGTCTGGGGATCGGTGTCTGGCATTACCGTCAGCAGCTTACTCACATTCGTCCACGGCATTTCGGCTTCGCCATGCTCGGCGCTGCGATCATTCTTCCTCTGGCGATCTACGCAATGCCGGCCGGTTATCTGGCGCGCATCCAGTCGCTGAGTATCCTTAGCGCCGGGGCCAAGGCTCAGGACGAATCCCTCGGCCGTCGCGCCTCCTACATTGTCGTCGGCAGTCAGATCATCCGCGAACACCCGCTGCTGGGCTCCGGACCCGGCACCTTTCCGTTGCACTACGCAACCACCGGTTATGCCAAGGCATTCTCGGCCAACCGCAAGATCGGCGATCTGTATCGCCGGGCGCACAACACTTATCTGGAGATTTTCAGCGAACTGGGTATCCCTGCGGGCCTGCTGTTTGTCGGCATGCTTGTGCAGGGTTTCTACAACCTGATCCGCGCCCGACTCGCGTGGTTGCAGCGACGCGATCGGCAGCAGGCAGACCTGATTACCCACCTGGGCATGAGTTTTCTGTCACTTGCGTTGTTCCTGATGTTTCTCAGCGCGCCGAACCTGAAATACCTGTGGATCATGCTGGCGCTGACCTGGGTCCTGCGCCTGAAAGCCGAGCAAGCGCCGCTGATGGAGGCCAGAGCATGA
- a CDS encoding GumC family protein encodes MNPKENYLHEFFRIFFANKQTVKRIFLTFAVIALLLPLLLKQSFDINAQVIVQSKKLSQGDATTSLTQDSATFIPPSLADMETESNILRSPALIRRTISELRDQGQYNPPPGMLSKLAGEPFKRYVSTPLREYVINPLRDALGMETDPVRDTALDSLTQDAVDNLKIETLPGSNVISIVYSFPDPAQGTTFVAALLQNYLVDRQALQSIELPHSFYETKKHQYQVRLDGLEGARLGLLESVGSSDPKEEITFRLNAINTEEQALNLYRDRLLQSQRWLDYLKTSLAAANTNKLNDYTFPFTFTTTVDNIAFEDREIRQMGEQLTTQVSRYMNDLAVFQPSSEPMLLAREQIARTRQQFLKVVNNRIQERTIDLSVVSQVIEQKTARIAEFKNRIHQLQQTQSKLRQMDTEIGALHAAFSTYAQRFAESSTTRALDNDLSNARVLSPPYEPTEAAFPKPLLIIPFGLFTGLLLAIAFVYVREFFDHRFKHPAQISHELGLPVLLVLNEETSQPGNPHKNWTVPSLVHWVRN; translated from the coding sequence ATGAACCCAAAAGAAAATTACCTGCACGAGTTCTTCAGGATTTTCTTCGCCAACAAGCAAACGGTGAAGCGCATCTTCCTGACCTTTGCAGTGATCGCCCTGCTCCTGCCATTGCTGCTCAAACAGAGCTTCGATATCAACGCGCAGGTCATCGTGCAGTCGAAAAAACTGTCCCAGGGCGATGCGACCACTTCGCTGACCCAGGACAGCGCCACATTCATTCCGCCATCGCTGGCGGACATGGAAACCGAAAGCAATATCCTCCGGTCGCCGGCATTGATTCGCCGGACCATCAGCGAACTGCGCGACCAGGGTCAATACAACCCGCCGCCGGGGATGCTCAGCAAGCTGGCCGGCGAACCGTTCAAGCGTTACGTCAGCACGCCGCTGCGCGAATACGTGATCAATCCGCTGCGTGATGCACTGGGCATGGAAACCGATCCGGTGCGTGACACGGCACTGGACAGTTTGACCCAGGACGCCGTCGACAATCTGAAGATCGAAACCCTGCCGGGTTCCAATGTGATCTCGATCGTCTACAGCTTCCCTGATCCTGCCCAAGGCACAACGTTCGTTGCCGCGTTGCTGCAAAACTATCTGGTCGATCGGCAGGCGTTGCAATCGATCGAGTTGCCGCACTCGTTCTACGAGACCAAGAAACATCAATATCAGGTGCGGCTCGATGGCCTGGAAGGCGCTCGGCTGGGCCTGCTGGAAAGCGTCGGCTCGTCCGATCCGAAAGAGGAAATCACCTTCCGCCTCAACGCGATCAACACCGAAGAGCAGGCACTCAACTTGTATCGCGATCGCTTGCTGCAAAGCCAGCGCTGGCTCGATTACCTGAAAACCAGTCTGGCCGCCGCGAACACCAACAAACTCAATGACTACACCTTCCCGTTTACCTTCACCACGACGGTGGACAACATCGCGTTCGAGGATCGCGAGATCCGGCAGATGGGTGAGCAACTGACCACTCAGGTCAGCCGCTACATGAACGACCTGGCGGTATTTCAGCCCAGCAGCGAGCCAATGTTGCTGGCCCGCGAGCAAATCGCTCGGACACGCCAGCAGTTCCTGAAAGTGGTCAACAACCGCATCCAGGAACGCACCATTGACCTGTCAGTGGTGAGCCAGGTCATCGAACAGAAAACCGCGCGCATCGCCGAGTTCAAGAACCGCATCCACCAATTGCAGCAGACCCAAAGCAAGCTGCGCCAGATGGACACCGAGATCGGCGCGTTGCACGCAGCGTTTTCGACCTATGCGCAGCGCTTTGCCGAAAGCAGCACGACACGCGCGCTGGATAACGACTTGTCCAACGCCCGGGTATTGAGTCCGCCGTATGAACCGACCGAAGCGGCTTTTCCCAAACCGCTGCTGATCATTCCTTTCGGTTTGTTCACCGGGCTGTTGCTGGCAATTGCCTTCGTCTATGTGCGTGAGTTCTTCGATCATCGCTTCAAACATCCAGCGCAAATCAGTCACGAACTGGGTCTGCCGGTACTGCTGGTGCTCAACGAAGAAACGTCGCAGCCGGGCAATCCGCACAAGAACTGGACCGTGCCAAGCCTCGTTCACTGGGTGCGCAATTGA
- a CDS encoding glycosyltransferase family 4 protein yields the protein MNAASTPCVALPIIHLLSSGGFYGAERMLLDHCLATPGQHQVLFLDAPPELIARFREAGVDARACAGLGGLLQHLRQRREDKPLLNTHNFKGLLFGWVGATLLRLPLVITQHGFTPRSRKQKFYTWLSLQLCRTSPVKRVVCVAESIAALHRRASVRAEKLQVIPNGLPAAPAIQPVADRQRWLAGYVGRLSSEKGPDLFLDALIPLCHQHPQLDAVMLGDGPEREASQARIDAAGLQERIRLPGYQTAMQDWWRQLDALVISSRTEGTPMILLEAMQAGVPVVAFAVGGIPDVLQDGHNGLLATPMDTAALARQLDTLLAEPKLAAQLSDNAKRTQQERYDLKALAERWSQLYIHTAREARP from the coding sequence TTGAACGCGGCGTCTACCCCTTGCGTCGCCCTGCCGATCATTCACTTGCTCAGCAGTGGCGGCTTCTATGGGGCCGAGCGGATGTTGCTGGATCATTGCCTGGCGACGCCGGGGCAGCACCAGGTGCTGTTCCTCGACGCACCGCCAGAGCTGATCGCGCGCTTTCGCGAGGCTGGGGTGGACGCTCGCGCTTGTGCCGGGCTCGGCGGACTTCTGCAGCACTTGCGTCAACGTCGAGAAGACAAGCCCCTGCTCAACACGCACAACTTCAAAGGGCTGTTATTTGGCTGGGTCGGCGCAACGCTGTTGCGCCTGCCGCTGGTGATCACTCAACACGGTTTCACTCCGCGCAGTCGCAAGCAGAAATTCTACACCTGGCTGAGCCTGCAACTGTGCCGCACGTCACCGGTGAAGCGGGTGGTCTGCGTGGCGGAAAGCATCGCCGCGCTGCACCGACGAGCCAGCGTGCGCGCGGAGAAGTTGCAGGTGATTCCCAACGGTTTGCCAGCGGCGCCGGCGATTCAACCGGTGGCAGATCGGCAACGCTGGCTGGCGGGTTACGTCGGACGGTTAAGCAGCGAGAAAGGCCCGGACCTGTTTCTCGATGCACTGATTCCGCTGTGTCATCAGCATCCGCAACTGGACGCGGTGATGCTCGGTGATGGCCCGGAACGTGAAGCCTCGCAAGCACGCATCGACGCGGCGGGTTTACAAGAGCGGATTCGCTTGCCTGGCTATCAGACGGCGATGCAAGACTGGTGGCGGCAGCTCGATGCGCTGGTGATCAGCTCGCGCACCGAGGGCACGCCGATGATTCTGCTCGAAGCGATGCAGGCTGGCGTGCCGGTGGTGGCTTTCGCGGTCGGCGGCATTCCCGACGTTTTGCAGGACGGCCACAACGGCTTGCTCGCGACACCGATGGATACCGCCGCCCTCGCCCGCCAACTCGACACCTTGCTGGCCGAACCGAAGCTGGCTGCGCAACTGAGCGACAACGCCAAACGCACACAACAGGAACGCTACGACCTCAAGGCCTTGGCCGAACGCTGGTCGCAGCTGTACATCCACACGGCACGGGAGGCACGCCCATGA